Proteins encoded within one genomic window of Streptomyces profundus:
- a CDS encoding GlxA family transcriptional regulator, with protein MTTRRIVFVAFPQFQVLDLTGPHEVFSLAARQVGGTTLDVVAAEPGWVRASSGLALATTATLEQLDSHPVDTLVTVGGAGVHRAAEDRALVAWIARTARRARRVASVCSGAFLLAGAGLLDGRRAVTHWSACDALARAHPAVTVDPVPIFVRDGSVWTSAGATAGIDLALAMVEDDHGPELSRRIARQLVMFVQRPGDQAQFSAQLAAQRPARSPLREVLEWIADHLDHDLSVAALAARAGMSERNFARVFRDAVGRTPAAYVEAARIEAARRLLETTDMTVDALARSCGFGTVETFHRSFKRVLRVTPGAYRQRFSRSARPTLA; from the coding sequence GTGACCACTCGCCGCATCGTCTTCGTGGCCTTCCCCCAGTTCCAGGTCCTCGATCTCACCGGCCCGCACGAGGTGTTCTCCCTGGCGGCCCGGCAGGTCGGAGGCACCACCCTCGACGTGGTGGCCGCCGAGCCAGGGTGGGTGCGGGCCAGCTCCGGTCTCGCCCTGGCGACGACCGCCACGCTCGAACAGCTGGACTCCCACCCGGTCGACACCCTGGTCACCGTCGGCGGCGCGGGTGTCCACCGGGCGGCGGAGGACAGGGCGCTGGTGGCCTGGATCGCCCGGACCGCGCGCCGGGCGCGCCGCGTCGCCTCGGTCTGTAGCGGCGCCTTCCTGCTCGCCGGGGCCGGTTTGTTGGACGGAAGGCGAGCCGTCACCCACTGGTCCGCCTGTGACGCGCTGGCCCGCGCCCATCCCGCCGTCACGGTCGATCCCGTCCCGATCTTCGTGCGGGACGGGTCCGTCTGGACCTCCGCCGGAGCCACCGCCGGGATCGATCTCGCGCTCGCCATGGTGGAGGACGACCACGGCCCCGAACTGTCCCGGCGGATCGCCCGACAGCTGGTCATGTTCGTACAGCGCCCGGGCGACCAGGCGCAGTTCAGCGCCCAGCTGGCGGCGCAGCGCCCGGCCCGGTCGCCGCTGCGCGAGGTGCTGGAGTGGATCGCGGACCATCTCGACCACGATCTGAGCGTCGCCGCGCTCGCGGCCCGCGCCGGGATGAGCGAACGCAACTTCGCCCGGGTCTTCCGCGACGCGGTCGGGCGAACCCCGGCCGCCTATGTCGAGGCGGCCCGCATCGAGGCGGCCCGACGACTCCTGGAGACCACCGATATGACCGTCGACGCCCTGGCCCGCTCCTGCGGGTTCGGCACCGTCGAGACCTTCCACCGCAGCTTCAAACGCGTGCTGCGCGTCACCCCGGGCGCCTACCGGCAGCGCTTCTCGCGCAGCGCCCGGCCGACCCTCGCCTGA
- a CDS encoding DJ-1/PfpI family protein: protein MRILIPVFPGITTLDAIGPYEVLRQLPDAEVFFPAAVPGPVPDGAGSLRLMATHRLADFSSADVLVVPGGPGARPLQEDRAFLDWIVRVHATTRWTTSVCTGSLILGAAGLLRGLDATTHFGAVEGLEAHGARYTEERVVVRGRVITSAGVSSGIDMALVLAERLSGAVAARAAQLQIEYDPRPPFDSGSYAKAPQEVRDYLVARRARGR, encoded by the coding sequence GTGCGCATCCTGATCCCCGTCTTCCCCGGCATCACCACCCTGGACGCCATCGGCCCCTATGAGGTCCTGCGGCAACTGCCCGACGCCGAGGTCTTCTTCCCCGCCGCCGTCCCCGGGCCCGTCCCGGACGGCGCCGGCTCCTTGCGGCTGATGGCCACGCATCGGCTTGCGGACTTCTCCTCGGCCGATGTGCTGGTGGTCCCCGGTGGCCCCGGGGCGCGTCCGCTCCAGGAGGACCGGGCGTTCCTCGACTGGATCGTCCGCGTCCACGCCACCACCCGTTGGACCACGTCCGTCTGCACCGGTTCGCTGATCCTGGGCGCCGCCGGCCTGTTGCGCGGTCTCGACGCCACCACCCACTTCGGGGCGGTCGAGGGCCTGGAGGCGCACGGGGCGCGGTACACCGAGGAGCGGGTGGTGGTGAGGGGCCGCGTCATCACCTCCGCCGGAGTCTCGTCCGGCATCGACATGGCGTTGGTCCTCGCCGAGCGACTGTCCGGCGCGGTGGCCGCGCGGGCGGCACAGTTGCAGATCGAGTACGACCCGCGGCCACCGTTCGACTCCGGCTCCTACGCCAAGGCTCCACAGGAGGTCAGGGACTATCTGGTGGCACGCCGAGCGCGGGGCCGCTGA
- a CDS encoding GMC family oxidoreductase: protein MSWQPARPALLDTLRAVVNRLVPAEGHPGGWESGLDTFLPSALGAAARAEAPLVEAGLARLDQEAGARHGGTRFAALAPAEQDDLIAELLADHTEPDAGGADAGRCLRTLIRLCGQGFWGDPGNGGNRDGASWRLIGYRERPADAPWPRPDDTPPADTAWDSTADDYDAVVVGSGAGGGVAACVLAEAGLRVLLVERGDWLIPSELGRDHLRSQRAVGLVGDYDALAGPPADGNPRVVAGAAGDEAVGPADPRWNNNAMTLGGGTRVYGAQAWRMCPEDFRMASVYGVPEGSSLADWPLGYEELAPCYDRAEWEVGVSGDATGNAFAGARSRGYPMPPVRPNGVAAPLRKGARALGLATSPVPLLINSTAYNGRGGCLGCATCVGFGCPGDFKNETRNTVIPRALATGRCQVLTGTRAVRLVSGSDGRVVAVELATRAAGDGGAVARRTVSARAFFLGAGAIETARLLLNSPSAREPHGLGNNHDQVGRHLQGHHYAGAHALFDTPVQDCVGPGPSIACNDFRHHNPGVIGGGMLANDFVPTPLQTYQTLVGLGQIPSWGAAATEGMRRLYPRLAMVTGPVHEVPNPDSRVTVEPGTRDAFGVPVARLSGRPHPADLASARLLSERATEWLRASGARAVFPFGTQEPTHPSGGQHQAGTCRMGDDPLTSVTDPWGTVWGHENVRVVDASLHVTNGGVNPVLTILALAYRVAGRAAQELTGTSP from the coding sequence ATGTCGTGGCAGCCAGCCCGACCAGCCCTGCTGGACACCCTGCGCGCGGTGGTGAACCGGCTCGTCCCGGCCGAAGGCCACCCAGGCGGCTGGGAGTCGGGCCTCGACACGTTTCTGCCCTCGGCGCTCGGCGCGGCGGCCAGGGCGGAGGCGCCGCTGGTCGAGGCCGGGTTGGCCCGGCTCGACCAGGAGGCCGGCGCGCGGCACGGCGGAACGCGCTTCGCCGCTCTCGCCCCGGCCGAACAGGACGATCTGATCGCGGAACTGCTCGCCGACCACACCGAGCCGGACGCGGGAGGGGCCGACGCGGGCCGTTGCCTGCGGACGCTGATCCGGCTCTGCGGGCAGGGGTTCTGGGGCGATCCGGGCAACGGCGGCAATCGGGACGGGGCCTCCTGGCGGCTGATCGGCTACCGCGAACGGCCCGCGGACGCCCCGTGGCCGCGACCGGACGACACCCCGCCCGCCGACACCGCGTGGGACAGCACGGCCGACGACTACGACGCGGTGGTGGTCGGTTCCGGGGCCGGCGGCGGGGTCGCCGCGTGCGTGCTGGCCGAGGCGGGCCTCCGGGTCCTCCTGGTGGAGCGCGGCGACTGGCTCATCCCGAGCGAGCTGGGCCGCGACCATCTGCGGAGCCAACGCGCGGTCGGCCTGGTCGGCGACTACGACGCGCTGGCCGGGCCACCGGCGGACGGCAATCCCCGCGTCGTCGCCGGGGCCGCCGGCGACGAGGCCGTCGGGCCCGCCGACCCCCGGTGGAACAACAACGCCATGACGCTCGGCGGCGGCACCCGGGTCTATGGCGCGCAGGCGTGGCGGATGTGCCCCGAGGACTTCCGTATGGCCAGCGTCTACGGGGTGCCCGAGGGCAGTTCGCTGGCCGACTGGCCGCTGGGCTACGAGGAGTTGGCGCCCTGCTACGACCGCGCCGAATGGGAGGTGGGGGTCAGCGGCGACGCCACGGGCAACGCGTTCGCCGGCGCCCGCTCCCGGGGCTACCCCATGCCACCGGTGCGCCCCAACGGGGTGGCCGCCCCGCTGCGCAAGGGGGCGAGAGCGCTGGGCCTGGCGACCTCGCCGGTGCCGCTGCTGATCAACTCCACGGCGTACAACGGGCGGGGCGGCTGCCTGGGCTGTGCCACCTGTGTGGGCTTCGGCTGCCCTGGCGACTTCAAGAACGAGACCAGGAACACGGTGATCCCCCGGGCGTTGGCCACCGGGCGCTGCCAGGTGCTCACCGGCACCCGCGCGGTGCGCCTGGTCAGCGGTTCGGACGGGCGTGTGGTCGCGGTCGAGCTGGCCACGAGGGCCGCTGGGGACGGGGGCGCCGTGGCGCGCCGCACCGTCTCGGCGCGCGCGTTCTTCCTGGGCGCCGGCGCGATCGAGACCGCGCGGCTGTTGCTCAACAGCCCCTCCGCGCGGGAGCCCCACGGGCTGGGCAACAACCACGACCAGGTCGGCCGGCATCTCCAGGGCCACCACTACGCCGGCGCGCACGCGCTGTTCGACACCCCCGTGCAGGACTGCGTCGGCCCCGGGCCGAGCATCGCCTGCAACGACTTCCGCCACCACAACCCTGGGGTGATCGGAGGCGGGATGCTGGCGAACGACTTTGTGCCAACTCCGCTCCAGACCTATCAGACCCTGGTCGGGCTCGGCCAGATACCGAGTTGGGGCGCGGCGGCCACCGAGGGGATGCGACGGCTCTACCCACGGCTGGCCATGGTGACCGGCCCGGTGCACGAGGTGCCCAACCCCGACTCCCGGGTGACGGTGGAGCCCGGCACGAGGGACGCGTTCGGCGTTCCGGTGGCGCGGTTGAGCGGGCGGCCCCACCCGGCGGACCTGGCCAGCGCCAGGCTGTTGTCCGAGCGGGCGACGGAGTGGCTGCGCGCGAGCGGCGCTCGCGCCGTCTTCCCGTTCGGCACCCAGGAGCCCACCCACCCCAGCGGGGGGCAGCACCAGGCCGGCACCTGTCGGATGGGCGACGATCCCCTGACGTCGGTGACCGACCCCTGGGGCACGGTGTGGGGCCACGAGAACGTGCGGGTGGTGGACGCCTCGCTGCATGTCACCAACGGCGGCGTCAACCCGGTGCTGACCATCCTGGCCCTGGCCTACCGGGTGGCGGGCCGCGCGGCCCAGGAGTTGACCGGCACCTCACCCTGA
- a CDS encoding GNAT family N-acetyltransferase, with translation MRPFLETDRLALRPFSEDDLDHLVDLDGDPEVLRFINGGRPNSRETLRDRSLPRLLRVHPCWGTPGHWAAEERATGEFLGWFEFRPLADDSPAVVELGYRLKAASWGRGYATEGSLALIDRGFATLGVERVVANTMAVNTRSRRVMEKSGLSFDHAFTGEWPEVIPGSEHGEVVYALTRADWAARRRP, from the coding sequence ATGCGCCCATTCCTTGAGACCGATCGACTCGCGCTCCGCCCGTTCTCCGAGGACGATCTCGACCATCTGGTGGACCTGGACGGCGACCCGGAGGTCCTGCGTTTCATCAACGGCGGCCGGCCGAACTCCCGGGAGACGCTCAGGGACCGGTCCCTGCCCCGGCTCCTGCGTGTCCACCCCTGTTGGGGAACACCGGGCCACTGGGCGGCCGAGGAGCGTGCGACGGGCGAGTTCCTGGGCTGGTTCGAGTTCCGCCCGCTGGCTGACGACAGTCCGGCGGTGGTCGAGTTGGGGTATCGCCTGAAGGCCGCGTCCTGGGGGCGGGGCTATGCGACGGAGGGCTCGCTGGCCCTGATCGACCGGGGCTTCGCCACGTTGGGGGTGGAGCGCGTCGTGGCCAACACCATGGCCGTCAACACGCGTTCCCGCCGGGTGATGGAGAAGTCCGGGCTCTCCTTCGACCACGCGTTCACCGGCGAGTGGCCCGAGGTGATTCCCGGGTCCGAGCACGGCGAGGTCGTGTACGCGCTCACCCGTGCGGACTGGGCGGCCCGTCGGCGACCATGA
- a CDS encoding LysE family translocator: MAAVGFAMAVLPLVVTPGASLVLLTRHVGAGGRRQAVPVIAGTVGGLYVHGALALAGLSALIARSSQAYTALRLLGAAYLVALAVWTWRSAIPRPSAARPARSFPRRPSRPLGSSAWAQALLGNVLNPKAAAVYLTLVPQFLDPHRSFAGQLVLLVSVHAALIAGWLLLWTALLTGARRLLDSPRVRTAIARASALALLTLGIRSAASL; encoded by the coding sequence ATGGCGGCCGTCGGCTTCGCGATGGCGGTGCTGCCGCTGGTCGTCACCCCGGGGGCCAGCCTGGTGCTGCTGACACGCCATGTCGGTGCCGGCGGCCGACGGCAGGCGGTTCCCGTCATCGCCGGCACGGTCGGCGGGCTCTATGTCCACGGCGCGCTGGCGCTGGCCGGGCTCTCCGCCCTGATCGCCCGCTCCAGTCAGGCGTACACCGCGCTGCGCCTGCTCGGCGCCGCCTACCTGGTGGCCCTCGCCGTGTGGACCTGGCGATCCGCCATCCCCCGCCCATCCGCCGCGCGCCCCGCGCGCTCGTTCCCGAGGAGGCCCTCCCGTCCGCTCGGCTCGTCCGCCTGGGCGCAGGCGCTGCTGGGCAATGTGCTGAACCCCAAGGCCGCCGCCGTCTATCTGACCTTGGTGCCCCAGTTCCTCGACCCCCACCGCTCCTTCGCGGGACAGCTGGTGCTGCTGGTCAGCGTGCACGCCGCGCTGATAGCCGGCTGGCTGCTGCTGTGGACCGCGCTGCTCACCGGCGCCCGGCGCCTGCTGGACAGCCCACGGGTGCGCACGGCCATCGCCCGGGCCAGTGCCCTGGCGCTGCTCACCCTCGGCATACGTTCGGCCGCGTCCCTGTGA
- a CDS encoding metallophosphoesterase, with protein MALLLAHISDTHLDGTARSTERTVRVMDHLRALPRTPDALLVTGDIADHGAEEEYREAARLLAAPFPVLYCPGNHDKRPAYREVLLGERVEPGPVNRAHRVGEAAVLMCDVTVPGRDEGRLAPETVAWIDATLTAFGPESPALIAFHQPPVALHHPLPDDSRLRDSAELADLLAAHPQVVALLTGHAHTAAVSLFAGVPVVVAPAVTWTLRMPWESDAPADRAAPPGLAFHLLGEDSRLTTHFRVVS; from the coding sequence ATGGCCCTTCTGCTGGCACACATCAGCGACACGCATCTGGACGGCACCGCGCGATCCACCGAACGGACCGTCCGTGTGATGGACCATCTGCGGGCCCTGCCGCGCACGCCGGACGCCCTGTTGGTCACGGGGGACATCGCCGATCACGGCGCCGAGGAGGAGTACCGCGAGGCCGCCCGCCTGCTGGCCGCCCCCTTCCCGGTGCTGTACTGCCCCGGCAACCACGACAAACGCCCCGCCTACCGCGAGGTGCTGCTGGGGGAGCGCGTCGAGCCTGGCCCGGTCAACCGGGCGCACCGAGTGGGTGAGGCCGCCGTGTTGATGTGCGATGTCACCGTCCCCGGCAGGGACGAGGGGCGCCTTGCGCCGGAGACGGTCGCCTGGATCGACGCCACCCTCACCGCCTTCGGCCCGGAGAGCCCCGCGCTGATCGCCTTCCACCAGCCGCCGGTGGCCCTGCACCATCCGCTGCCGGACGACTCCCGCCTGCGCGACTCGGCTGAGCTGGCGGATCTGCTCGCCGCCCATCCACAGGTCGTGGCCCTGCTCACGGGGCACGCGCACACCGCGGCCGTCTCCCTCTTCGCCGGCGTCCCCGTGGTGGTCGCCCCCGCCGTCACCTGGACGCTGCGCATGCCCTGGGAGTCGGACGCCCCGGCCGACAGAGCGGCGCCTCCCGGTCTCGCCTTCCATCTGCTGGGCGAGGACAGCCGGTTGACCACACACTTCCGGGTGGTGTCCTGA
- the mgrA gene encoding L-glyceraldehyde 3-phosphate reductase: protein MTHVAADSRYQDMSYRRSGRSGLRLPAVSLGLWHNFGDERSLDVQAAILRRAFDLGVTHFDLANNYGPPPGAAEANFGRLFARNLRPYRDEIIVSTKAGYLMWDGPYGEWGSRKNLLSSLDQSLGRLGLDYVDIFYSHRPDPDTPLEETMGALDAAVRQGKALYVGISNYSPEQTREAARILRDLGTPLLIHQPSYSMFNRWVEDGLLDTLDEVGVGSIAFSPLAQGLLTNRYLGGVPEGSRAAGASPFLTEDGLTQEKLDKVRALNAIAESRGQTLAQMAIAWVLRGGRVTSALVGASSVKQLEDSVGAIHRLDFSDEELTEIEGHLA, encoded by the coding sequence GTGACCCATGTCGCCGCAGACTCCCGCTACCAGGACATGTCCTACCGCCGTTCGGGCCGCAGCGGACTGAGGCTGCCCGCTGTCTCCCTCGGGCTCTGGCACAACTTCGGTGACGAGCGCTCCCTCGATGTGCAGGCCGCCATCCTCCGCCGGGCCTTCGACCTGGGGGTCACCCACTTCGACCTGGCCAACAACTACGGCCCGCCCCCCGGCGCGGCCGAGGCCAACTTCGGCCGGCTCTTCGCCCGGAACCTGCGCCCCTACCGGGACGAGATCATCGTCTCCACCAAGGCCGGCTACCTCATGTGGGACGGCCCCTACGGCGAGTGGGGCTCCCGGAAGAACCTGCTGTCCAGCCTGGATCAGAGCCTCGGCCGGCTGGGCCTCGACTATGTCGACATCTTCTACTCCCACCGCCCCGACCCCGACACTCCCCTTGAGGAGACGATGGGCGCGCTGGACGCGGCGGTGCGGCAGGGCAAGGCGCTCTACGTCGGCATCTCCAACTACTCGCCGGAGCAGACCCGCGAGGCCGCCCGCATCCTCCGCGATCTCGGCACCCCGCTGCTGATCCACCAGCCGTCCTACTCGATGTTCAACCGCTGGGTCGAGGACGGTCTGCTGGACACCCTCGACGAGGTGGGCGTCGGCTCCATCGCCTTCTCGCCGCTGGCCCAGGGCCTGCTCACCAACCGCTACCTGGGCGGCGTCCCCGAGGGTTCGCGCGCCGCCGGGGCCAGCCCGTTCCTGACCGAGGACGGCCTGACGCAGGAGAAGCTGGACAAGGTCAGGGCGCTCAACGCCATCGCCGAAAGTCGTGGTCAGACGCTCGCCCAGATGGCCATCGCCTGGGTGCTGCGCGGCGGACGGGTCACCTCGGCCCTGGTCGGCGCCAGCAGCGTCAAGCAGCTGGAGGACAGCGTCGGCGCCATCCACCGGCTGGACTTCAGCGACGAGGAACTGACCGAGATCGAGGGCCACCTGGCCTGA
- a CDS encoding snapalysin family zinc-dependent metalloprotease, giving the protein MIPTRAERALPGRVLRVLVTLLASVALLFTGGQAVADEQSAAATTLTYDVSGAAEFVDAVHAGADIWNESVTEVRLEPVAPGQSANIRIIADNGWPRALMTSLGNGTVWFGRQAVTEGYDTTRIASHELGHILGLPDIKPGPCSSLMSGSTAGVGCVNPYPDAAERAAVEGYFGGAFTAPRGPALSRD; this is encoded by the coding sequence GTGATCCCCACCAGAGCCGAACGGGCACTCCCCGGCCGGGTTCTCCGGGTGCTGGTCACCCTGCTGGCGAGCGTCGCGCTGCTCTTCACCGGCGGCCAGGCCGTCGCCGACGAGCAGTCCGCCGCCGCGACCACCCTCACCTATGACGTCAGCGGCGCCGCCGAGTTCGTCGACGCCGTCCACGCGGGCGCCGACATCTGGAACGAGAGCGTCACCGAGGTGCGTCTCGAACCCGTGGCTCCCGGCCAGTCCGCCAACATCCGGATCATCGCCGACAACGGCTGGCCGCGCGCGCTGATGACCAGCCTGGGCAACGGCACCGTCTGGTTCGGCCGCCAGGCCGTGACCGAGGGCTATGACACCACCCGCATCGCCTCCCACGAACTCGGGCACATCCTCGGCCTGCCGGACATCAAGCCGGGGCCCTGTAGCAGCCTGATGTCCGGCTCGACCGCGGGTGTCGGCTGCGTCAACCCCTACCCCGACGCCGCCGAGCGGGCCGCCGTCGAGGGCTACTTCGGGGGCGCGTTCACCGCTCCCCGGGGACCGGCCCTCAGCCGGGACTGA
- a CDS encoding ATP-binding cassette domain-containing protein, whose product MEHAIWAEGLVKRFGGTTALDGVDIRVRAGTVLGLLGPNGAGKTTVVRVLATLLRPDAGRASVHGHDVCQDAHRVRRLIGLTGQYASVDEQLTGIENLVLIGRLLGLRRGVARQRGAELLERFGLAEAGHQAVGTYSGGMRRRLDLAASLVGRPPVLFLDEPTTGLDPRARTEMWQLTRELVAEGTTVLLTTQYLDEADELTDTIVVIDRGRLIAQGTPQELKAKAGGSTLAVRPEDAGRLPLVRRTVAELAGAEPEVQGALVTVPVSDPDVLPAVVRRLDEARVRVTELALRGASLNEVFLGLTGRPARADEGGAEDEEGDEPRERRGMPSATGAPAAQGGPSAEAPL is encoded by the coding sequence ATGGAGCACGCCATCTGGGCCGAGGGGCTGGTCAAGCGCTTCGGCGGCACCACGGCGCTGGACGGGGTCGACATCCGGGTCAGGGCCGGCACCGTGCTCGGCCTGCTGGGGCCCAACGGCGCGGGAAAGACCACGGTGGTCCGGGTGCTGGCCACCCTGCTCCGCCCCGATGCCGGGCGGGCCAGCGTGCACGGCCACGACGTCTGCCAGGACGCCCACCGGGTCCGTCGGCTGATCGGCCTCACCGGACAGTACGCCTCGGTGGACGAGCAGCTCACCGGCATCGAGAACCTCGTGCTGATCGGTCGTCTGCTGGGCCTGCGGCGGGGTGTCGCCCGCCAGCGCGGGGCGGAACTGCTGGAGCGCTTCGGCCTGGCCGAGGCCGGCCACCAGGCCGTGGGCACCTACTCCGGAGGCATGCGGCGCCGCCTCGACCTGGCGGCCAGTCTGGTCGGGCGGCCCCCGGTGCTCTTCCTGGACGAGCCGACCACGGGGCTCGACCCCCGCGCCCGCACCGAGATGTGGCAGCTGACCCGCGAGTTGGTGGCGGAGGGCACCACGGTGCTGCTGACCACGCAGTATCTGGACGAGGCCGACGAACTCACCGACACCATCGTGGTGATCGACCGCGGCCGGCTGATCGCCCAGGGCACGCCGCAGGAGTTGAAGGCGAAGGCGGGCGGGAGCACCCTCGCGGTCCGCCCCGAGGACGCCGGGCGGCTGCCGCTGGTCCGCCGCACCGTCGCCGAACTCGCCGGCGCGGAGCCGGAGGTGCAGGGTGCCCTCGTCACCGTGCCGGTGAGCGATCCGGATGTGCTGCCCGCCGTGGTGCGCCGGTTGGACGAGGCTCGGGTGCGGGTCACGGAGCTGGCGCTGCGCGGGGCCAGCCTCAACGAGGTCTTCCTCGGTCTCACCGGTCGTCCGGCCCGCGCGGACGAGGGGGGAGCCGAGGACGAGGAGGGGGATGAGCCCCGGGAGAGGCGTGGGATGCCCTCGGCCACCGGAGCCCCGGCGGCGCAGGGCGGCCCGAGCGCGGAGGCGCCGCTTTGA
- a CDS encoding LLM class flavin-dependent oxidoreductase has protein sequence MSVPVGVIAPPSLDGATLLAFARRAELNGFASLWIVEDCFLNGGIAQAATVLATTERITVGLGVLPAGARNPAFAAMELASLENFHPGRLEVGVGHGMPDWMRQVGSWPASPLTLLAEYLDALRRLLAGEEVTVEGRYVRLDGVRLAAPPLRAPAVLAGVRGPRSIEVSGRSADGTLLAEPVTPEYLTAVREQTGRARSEHRVVGYNIAAVDDDPGIARELARAALRVAGEPAWAPHIAPLPFADELAELRRQAGSAEEFAARMPDAWVDRLAVVGTPAQAGARIAELGDAGLDELVLFPVGPDPVEALDGLGRLL, from the coding sequence GTGAGTGTTCCGGTGGGTGTCATCGCGCCGCCGAGCCTGGACGGCGCGACGCTGTTGGCCTTCGCGCGGCGAGCGGAACTGAACGGTTTCGCCTCGCTCTGGATCGTGGAGGACTGCTTTCTGAACGGGGGGATCGCGCAGGCGGCCACCGTACTGGCGACGACCGAGCGGATCACCGTGGGCCTCGGCGTGCTGCCGGCCGGCGCGCGCAATCCGGCGTTCGCGGCCATGGAGCTGGCCAGCCTGGAGAACTTCCATCCCGGACGGCTGGAGGTCGGCGTGGGGCACGGGATGCCCGACTGGATGCGGCAGGTCGGCTCCTGGCCCGCCAGCCCGCTGACCCTGCTGGCCGAGTATCTGGACGCGCTGCGCCGCCTGTTGGCGGGCGAGGAGGTCACGGTCGAGGGCCGCTATGTGCGGCTCGACGGGGTGCGCCTGGCCGCGCCGCCGCTCAGGGCGCCCGCCGTGCTGGCGGGGGTGCGCGGGCCCCGCTCCATCGAGGTCTCCGGCCGGTCGGCGGACGGCACGCTGCTGGCCGAGCCGGTCACCCCCGAGTATCTGACGGCGGTCAGGGAACAGACCGGCCGTGCGCGGAGCGAACATCGGGTGGTCGGATACAACATCGCGGCGGTGGACGACGATCCCGGCATCGCGCGCGAGCTGGCCAGAGCCGCGCTGCGGGTGGCGGGGGAGCCGGCGTGGGCCCCGCACATCGCCCCCCTTCCGTTCGCCGACGAGCTGGCCGAGCTGCGCCGACAGGCCGGCAGCGCCGAGGAGTTCGCGGCGCGGATGCCGGACGCCTGGGTGGATCGGCTGGCCGTGGTCGGCACGCCGGCGCAGGCCGGGGCCAGGATCGCGGAGTTGGGCGACGCGGGCCTCGACGAGCTGGTGCTGTTCCCGGTGGGTCCCGACCCGGTCGAGGCGCTGGACGGGCTCGGCCGGCTGCTCTGA
- a CDS encoding ABC transporter permease, whose product MTGEAAPRGPSGAGSEPGARVGLAEGVRQSLTLAWRTLVQVRHNPFELSDFSIQPIMFVLLFTYVFGGAIAGSVHDYLTFMLPGMIVMNMLFVTLYVGQGLNTDLTKGVFDRLRSLPIARWAPLAGRIAADQVKQAWSILLVFVVGLILGFRLGSPGPVGMLGAVVLLLVFALAFSWVAVLVGLLAKDAERVQIFGFTALFPLTFVSNVFVPADTMPGWLQAFVDVNPVSVLAEACRGLMLGGAVATPVLKSLAWAVAIGAVFAPLSVWVFKRKL is encoded by the coding sequence TTGACCGGCGAGGCGGCGCCCCGTGGCCCGTCGGGCGCGGGCTCCGAGCCCGGCGCCCGGGTGGGCCTCGCCGAGGGCGTGCGGCAGAGCCTCACCCTGGCCTGGCGCACCCTCGTCCAGGTGCGCCACAACCCTTTCGAGCTCAGCGACTTCAGCATCCAGCCGATCATGTTCGTGCTGCTGTTCACCTACGTGTTCGGCGGCGCCATCGCCGGCTCGGTGCATGACTACCTGACCTTCATGCTCCCCGGGATGATCGTGATGAACATGCTGTTCGTCACGCTCTATGTGGGCCAGGGCCTCAACACCGACCTGACCAAGGGGGTCTTCGACCGGCTCCGGTCGCTTCCCATCGCCCGCTGGGCCCCGTTGGCGGGGCGGATCGCGGCCGACCAGGTCAAACAGGCGTGGTCGATCCTGCTGGTCTTCGTGGTGGGCCTGATCCTCGGCTTCCGGCTCGGCTCTCCCGGGCCGGTCGGCATGCTGGGTGCCGTCGTGCTGCTGCTGGTGTTCGCTCTGGCCTTCTCCTGGGTCGCCGTGCTGGTCGGCCTGTTGGCCAAGGACGCCGAGCGGGTGCAGATCTTCGGATTCACCGCGCTCTTCCCCCTCACCTTCGTCAGCAATGTCTTCGTGCCCGCCGACACCATGCCCGGATGGCTCCAGGCGTTCGTGGACGTCAACCCGGTCAGTGTCCTCGCCGAGGCGTGCCGTGGGCTGATGTTGGGCGGTGCCGTCGCCACCCCCGTGCTCAAGTCGCTGGCCTGGGCCGTTGCCATCGGGGCGGTCTTCGCCCCGCTCTCGGTATGGGTCTTCAAACGCAAGCTCTGA